One window of Mangrovibacterium diazotrophicum genomic DNA carries:
- the rbfA gene encoding 30S ribosome-binding factor RbfA has translation MESTRQQKISRLLQKELAEIFQREARTMFMGKMISVTVVRVTPDLGLARAYLSIFPTEGIREVLKEIRIVNPKIRYMLGRKVGKQIRVIPELEFYIDDSLDYIDNLDNLLKS, from the coding sequence ATGGAATCGACAAGACAACAAAAGATAAGTCGCCTGCTGCAAAAGGAGTTGGCGGAGATTTTTCAACGCGAAGCCCGCACCATGTTCATGGGAAAAATGATTAGTGTGACCGTGGTTCGCGTGACCCCCGATTTAGGTTTGGCGCGTGCTTACCTGAGTATTTTCCCAACGGAAGGAATCCGCGAAGTGCTGAAGGAAATTCGGATCGTGAACCCCAAAATCCGGTATATGCTGGGTCGCAAAGTGGGTAAGCAAATCCGCGTAATTCCCGAGCTGGAGTTCTATATCGACGACAGCCTGGATTACATTGACAACCTGGATAACCTCCTGAAATCGTAA
- a CDS encoding TrpB-like pyridoxal phosphate-dependent enzyme, translating to MTRQKKIFLDEADMPKQWYNLAPDLPTALNPPLGPGGVPVTPEMLAPVFPMNLIEQEVSQERWIDIPEEIRQILFRWRPSPLIRAYELEEALGTPAKIYYKNEGVSPAGSHKPNTAIAQAWYNKQFGIKHLTTETGAGQWGSALSFACALIGGIDCKVYMVRVSFDQKPFRKMMMQTWGGTCVASPSMETQAGRDILAKYPDTPGSLGIAISEAVEAAVTDPKGETRYALGSVLNHVMLHQTIIGLEAKKQLAKVGIKKPDVVIGCCGGGSNFAGLSFPFMYDKINGADIQIIGAEPFSCPTLTKAPFIYDHGDVAQMTPLLAMHSLGHNFIPAPIHAGGLRYHGMAPLVSGALRDGLMEAQAIHQSECFEAGLLFAKTEGIIPAPETTHAIAATIREAKKAKEEGKEKVILFNFSGHGLMDLVGYDKYMSGALSDYEYPEHEIAENLAALKGYPLPK from the coding sequence ATGACAAGACAGAAGAAGATTTTTTTGGATGAAGCCGACATGCCCAAACAATGGTATAACCTGGCGCCCGACCTCCCAACAGCGTTGAACCCGCCGCTGGGGCCCGGTGGAGTGCCGGTGACGCCTGAAATGTTGGCGCCAGTGTTCCCGATGAACCTGATTGAGCAGGAAGTGAGCCAGGAACGCTGGATTGATATTCCCGAAGAAATCCGTCAGATCTTGTTTCGCTGGCGCCCAAGCCCGCTGATTCGTGCTTACGAGCTGGAAGAAGCGCTGGGAACGCCCGCTAAAATCTACTACAAGAACGAAGGTGTTTCGCCGGCCGGAAGTCACAAGCCCAACACGGCGATTGCACAGGCCTGGTACAACAAGCAGTTTGGCATTAAGCACCTGACTACTGAAACCGGTGCCGGACAATGGGGATCGGCCCTGTCGTTTGCCTGTGCACTGATTGGCGGCATCGACTGTAAAGTGTACATGGTACGCGTCAGCTTCGACCAAAAGCCTTTCCGCAAAATGATGATGCAAACCTGGGGCGGAACCTGCGTCGCCAGTCCGAGCATGGAAACACAGGCTGGTCGCGATATTTTGGCCAAATACCCGGATACCCCGGGATCGTTGGGGATTGCTATTTCCGAAGCTGTTGAGGCTGCCGTGACCGACCCCAAAGGAGAAACGCGCTATGCACTGGGATCGGTGTTGAACCACGTGATGCTGCACCAAACCATCATCGGTTTGGAAGCCAAGAAACAGCTGGCCAAAGTGGGCATCAAAAAACCGGATGTGGTGATCGGCTGCTGCGGTGGTGGTTCCAACTTTGCCGGTTTGTCGTTCCCGTTCATGTACGATAAAATCAACGGTGCCGACATTCAGATCATTGGTGCCGAGCCGTTCAGTTGCCCAACGCTGACCAAAGCTCCTTTCATTTACGACCACGGCGATGTGGCCCAAATGACACCGCTACTGGCCATGCACAGCTTGGGACATAACTTCATCCCGGCGCCGATTCATGCCGGTGGCTTGCGCTACCACGGTATGGCTCCGCTGGTAAGTGGTGCCCTGCGCGACGGCCTGATGGAAGCCCAGGCTATTCACCAAAGTGAGTGTTTCGAGGCGGGCTTGCTGTTTGCGAAAACCGAAGGCATTATTCCTGCTCCGGAAACGACCCACGCCATTGCCGCTACTATTCGCGAAGCCAAAAAGGCGAAGGAAGAAGGCAAAGAGAAAGTGATCCTGTTCAACTTCTCGGGCCATGGTTTGATGGACCTGGTGGGCTACGACAAGTACATGTCGGGCGCGCTGTCGGATTACGAATACCCGGAACACGAAATCGCGGAAAACCTGGCCGCGCTGAAAGGCTACCCGCTTCCGAAATAA
- the trpS gene encoding tryptophan--tRNA ligase — protein sequence MSKPIVVSGIRPTGNLHLGNYFGAVRSFLKMQEEYNCYFFIADIHSLTTHPTPENLQAGVKQVLAEYLACGIDPEKATIFIQSDVPEITELYTFLNMNAYLGELERTTSFKEKARKNPENVNAGLLTYPVLMASDIIIHKAEFVPVGKDQEQNLEMARKFAGRFNRMYNSEVFPIPRPFTFDGGDMVKIPGLDGSGKMGKSEGNAIALVEDPKSIRKKVMRAVTDAGPTEPNSPKPEPIQNLFTLMNIMTDPAIVKQFDEAYKDCSIRYGDLKKQLAEDIVTFTTPIRERINEILADEAYLAKVAKMGAEKARESAQATLKEVKALIGFKKLF from the coding sequence ATGAGTAAACCAATTGTAGTTAGCGGCATCAGGCCAACCGGGAACCTGCACCTGGGAAACTATTTCGGCGCGGTACGCAGCTTTTTGAAAATGCAGGAAGAGTACAATTGCTATTTTTTCATTGCCGACATACATTCACTGACCACGCACCCAACACCTGAGAACCTGCAAGCAGGGGTAAAACAGGTCTTGGCTGAATACCTGGCCTGCGGAATTGATCCGGAGAAAGCCACAATTTTCATCCAGAGCGATGTGCCGGAAATTACCGAACTGTACACGTTCCTGAACATGAACGCCTACCTGGGCGAGCTGGAGCGAACCACTTCGTTTAAGGAAAAAGCCCGCAAAAATCCGGAAAACGTAAACGCCGGTTTGCTGACTTACCCGGTTTTGATGGCTTCGGATATCATCATCCACAAAGCGGAATTTGTGCCGGTTGGAAAAGACCAGGAACAAAACCTGGAAATGGCCCGTAAATTTGCCGGTCGTTTCAACCGCATGTACAACTCTGAAGTATTCCCGATTCCACGTCCGTTTACCTTCGATGGTGGCGACATGGTGAAAATTCCGGGACTGGATGGCAGCGGAAAAATGGGTAAATCGGAAGGCAACGCCATTGCCCTTGTAGAAGATCCGAAATCGATCCGTAAAAAGGTGATGCGCGCCGTGACCGACGCCGGCCCGACTGAGCCGAACTCACCGAAACCGGAACCAATTCAGAACCTGTTCACCCTGATGAACATCATGACAGATCCGGCCATTGTGAAACAATTTGACGAGGCTTACAAAGACTGCAGTATCCGTTACGGTGATCTGAAAAAGCAGCTGGCCGAGGATATCGTGACCTTTACAACGCCAATTCGCGAACGTATCAACGAAATCCTGGCTGATGAAGCTTACCTGGCCAAAGTGGCTAAAATGGGCGCTGAAAAAGCCCGTGAATCGGCTCAGGCAACCTTGAAAGAGGTGAAAGCACTGATCGGTTTCAAAAAACTGTTTTAA
- a CDS encoding universal stress protein, with amino-acid sequence MIKTTVHRVLVPITLDDQGASAIRRAQEIHEKFETKITLLYVVPEESVITDWFRPIRKQSNLLEHRKALKAFIAKHFDGKLPSYVRLKVRSGSLTKCIVRMLNHFRYDLVVLNKKLEQSPKLQSAWANGIKLIVGEALCPVLTYDGDDKPFNIKTIMVPVDIFQPHKHKVAWAIRLAKVFGSKVHVVSALKANIEEEDSMIYKKIKGVRYRLEEEGIETEATLLREEAGRKLHDLIPEFIDETNPDLTLIMTHQENIFDFNYIGKLASEVILRTKAPVFSITPKKETIVATLKQ; translated from the coding sequence ATGATTAAGACGACAGTACACCGGGTTTTAGTGCCGATAACGCTGGACGATCAGGGCGCGAGTGCGATCCGACGTGCACAGGAAATCCACGAAAAATTTGAAACGAAAATTACCTTGTTATATGTTGTTCCCGAGGAATCGGTGATTACCGACTGGTTTCGCCCAATCCGGAAACAATCGAATTTGCTGGAACACCGCAAAGCTTTGAAAGCTTTCATCGCGAAACATTTTGACGGGAAACTTCCGTCCTATGTTCGCCTGAAGGTTCGTTCCGGTTCGCTGACCAAATGCATCGTCCGGATGCTGAATCACTTCCGGTACGACCTGGTTGTGTTGAATAAGAAACTGGAACAATCGCCGAAGTTGCAATCGGCCTGGGCCAATGGGATAAAACTGATTGTAGGGGAAGCGCTTTGCCCGGTATTGACTTACGATGGCGACGACAAACCGTTCAACATCAAAACAATCATGGTTCCGGTTGACATTTTTCAACCCCACAAGCACAAGGTTGCCTGGGCCATTCGACTGGCAAAAGTATTTGGCTCGAAAGTGCATGTTGTTTCGGCTTTGAAAGCGAACATCGAAGAAGAAGACAGTATGATTTATAAAAAGATAAAAGGCGTTCGGTATCGACTGGAAGAAGAGGGGATTGAGACCGAAGCGACGCTGTTACGCGAGGAGGCGGGCAGGAAACTGCACGATCTGATTCCCGAATTTATCGACGAAACCAATCCGGATCTGACCTTGATCATGACGCACCAGGAAAACATTTTCGATTTCAACTACATCGGAAAGCTGGCGTCGGAAGTGATCCTGCGAACGAAAGCTCCGGTATTTAGCATTACTCCTAAGAAGGAGACCATTGTAGCGACTCTCAAACAATAA
- a CDS encoding PorP/SprF family type IX secretion system membrane protein, whose product MRKRGKTGILTKLNLTLLCWLSAVAVSNSQDVSFSQYYSNPLYLNPAFAGTIGAPRVALQYRDQWQHMDGAYTSYSAAFDAPVKKLQGGLGIYLLNDAQASQMLNSFQVNAAYSVRVQLNEDYFFHGGIQIGYAENTLKTNQLVFADNLENNNGIPGTSAEVFTDPKFSYLDYSFGLLVYNKRVFGGLAIHHLTEPDLTFSEESTSESKLPRKYSLHAGARLPVFRHGHLRKKFDVSPQIIFQKQGVSDQINYGMFATKHGFTGGAWFRQNFGLRYDAVILLVGYTTPWVQFTYSYDWTVSGLAGQTGGTSEISLSFVLNKRRDPGRLPFFVPYEERFGGE is encoded by the coding sequence ATGCGCAAAAGGGGAAAAACGGGTATTCTGACTAAGCTCAACCTAACACTTCTATGCTGGTTGTCGGCTGTGGCTGTTTCCAATAGCCAGGATGTTTCCTTTTCGCAATATTACAGCAATCCACTTTATTTGAATCCCGCTTTTGCAGGTACCATTGGCGCGCCTCGCGTGGCACTGCAATACCGCGATCAATGGCAGCACATGGACGGTGCCTACACCTCGTACAGTGCCGCTTTCGATGCACCTGTAAAAAAGCTGCAAGGTGGTTTGGGAATCTACCTGTTGAATGATGCGCAGGCCAGCCAAATGTTGAATTCATTCCAAGTGAATGCGGCTTATTCGGTTAGAGTACAGTTAAACGAAGACTACTTTTTTCACGGGGGCATCCAAATTGGTTATGCCGAAAATACGCTGAAAACCAACCAGCTCGTTTTTGCCGACAACCTGGAAAACAACAACGGTATTCCGGGTACATCAGCCGAAGTATTTACCGATCCTAAGTTCTCCTACCTCGACTATTCATTCGGACTTTTGGTTTACAACAAACGTGTGTTTGGCGGCCTGGCTATTCATCACCTCACCGAGCCCGATTTGACTTTTTCAGAAGAAAGTACTTCAGAAAGTAAACTGCCCCGAAAATACAGCCTGCATGCAGGTGCCCGTTTACCGGTTTTCCGCCACGGCCATTTGCGCAAAAAGTTCGATGTTTCGCCGCAAATCATCTTTCAAAAACAGGGCGTGTCGGATCAAATCAACTACGGTATGTTTGCCACCAAACACGGCTTTACCGGTGGTGCCTGGTTTCGCCAAAACTTTGGCCTGCGCTACGATGCCGTAATTTTGCTGGTCGGTTACACCACGCCCTGGGTGCAGTTCACCTACAGTTACGACTGGACAGTTTCGGGACTGGCCGGACAAACCGGTGGCACTAGTGAGATCTCCTTGTCATTTGTATTGAATAAGCGGCGTGATCCGGGTCGTTTGCCCTTTTTTGTTCCGTACGAGGAACGTTTCGGTGGAGAGTAA
- a CDS encoding PKD domain-containing protein: MKKLLFALILFSLCPFQMKADHDVCQRSTEGTEFWFGFMEGRHDNPYGHDLTITVTSAYNTSFSIYTEGGTNPIASYSITSNIPQAVTIPWNANEVIGSETPENKGIYLVANDPVNVYAMNSDYKSSDAAVIYPLESIGKQYFAMCYEPHYATYSANVNGTIVTGYNGRNSEFLIVATEDNTLVTITPSKVTTGLKPAGTAFTVTLNKGQTYQVQSANQENLAGQGDLTGSYISADKNIAVYAGNFATTVPNLANASGYDHLYEQMPPLYSWGKEYYAVPMMGRNADRYRILANQDGTSVYVDALGQTYQLDKGEFAEIILKESEPSRILADKPILVAQFSQSQSIDNPFDEISKPHGDPSMIVLSSTDQSKNNVTFVAYESASISTYHVNIVSLTDQVANLRLDGNPVSATPFAGTDYSYTQILLSSSGSHTLVNTDPNQGFLAYVYGQGDKESYGYPVGFNLNIVLDLGESIDFDGDTLLLCEGDTLTLDPGPYFDTYTWSTGETSQVIRVTEEGLYKITTTVSDCPALEDSVYVLYSNPQLTITPDQFYDCFPSQVTLQADATTGSSFLWQSMEGDSLGFDQSLYVDSTALYRVTVHDLFGCVATDTADVIIFGRPPVTIHADSLVCGDLQTTVTADLGTYPDSLWTTAPGGFEWSSNDPAVSFSDESDSMAIASATTYGVYEIYYTLTTKDGCISGDTLQLRFTPGPEFTIDPKNYYACAPAAVELTATVTSDQTGISYLWETLDGKTLGTTSSLTVDSTALYVLTVTDQYGCQSTDTADVIVFGNPPVNLQVEEIACGDLEANVTVDFAGYPDSLWNTAPGGFEWLSNGLTIGNSTDLQATVTAPDYGVYELYYILTTKDNCVSGDTLELQFLPLFSLDFEASDTTACGQLNTQLTASSDDSSLSYEWFAAGNSGFGQTVDFTITDAGLHDVRLIASSTSTGCVDTLTKYNYLEVVPLPVAAFEVDRQQVPLQDATVTFYNNSNYADSFSWIFGDGERSDLFETDHTYTDLGTYRATLIASMDAGCSDSTSMLIQVVMDQIYAPNAFRPDSNIPENRVFMPTGLGLNGTNFILQIYDRWGQVVFETSSTANPWEGFDKSGKEAPMSNYIWMATYSDIDGQEHRQSGQILLIR; the protein is encoded by the coding sequence GTGAAGAAACTCTTATTTGCGCTTATTCTATTTTCGCTTTGTCCGTTTCAAATGAAGGCAGATCACGATGTGTGCCAGCGTTCAACCGAGGGCACCGAATTTTGGTTTGGATTTATGGAAGGGCGTCATGATAATCCTTATGGGCACGATCTGACTATTACCGTAACTTCTGCTTACAACACCAGCTTTTCTATTTACACGGAAGGCGGAACCAACCCGATCGCAAGCTATTCGATTACCAGTAATATTCCTCAAGCCGTTACTATTCCCTGGAATGCAAACGAAGTAATTGGCTCAGAAACACCTGAAAACAAAGGTATTTATCTGGTTGCTAATGATCCGGTGAATGTTTATGCGATGAACAGCGACTACAAGTCGTCGGATGCAGCGGTCATTTACCCGTTGGAATCTATCGGGAAACAATATTTTGCCATGTGTTACGAACCGCATTATGCCACTTATTCTGCCAATGTCAATGGTACGATCGTCACGGGGTACAACGGCCGAAACAGCGAATTTTTGATTGTGGCTACGGAAGACAATACACTGGTGACGATAACACCGTCGAAAGTGACAACAGGGTTGAAGCCTGCCGGCACAGCGTTCACGGTCACCTTAAACAAGGGGCAAACCTACCAGGTGCAGTCGGCAAATCAGGAGAATTTAGCTGGTCAGGGAGATTTGACCGGGAGTTATATTTCTGCAGACAAAAATATTGCTGTATATGCCGGTAATTTTGCGACCACGGTTCCGAATTTGGCGAATGCCAGTGGATACGATCATCTTTACGAGCAAATGCCACCACTCTATTCCTGGGGAAAAGAATACTATGCGGTTCCTATGATGGGACGGAATGCTGATCGATACCGGATCTTGGCCAACCAGGATGGAACCTCTGTTTATGTGGATGCGCTGGGACAAACTTATCAATTGGATAAAGGTGAATTTGCAGAGATTATTTTGAAAGAAAGTGAGCCTTCACGCATTTTGGCAGATAAGCCAATTTTGGTTGCTCAGTTTAGCCAATCGCAGTCGATAGATAATCCTTTCGATGAAATTTCGAAACCTCATGGCGATCCATCGATGATTGTTTTGAGCTCAACGGATCAATCAAAAAATAACGTGACTTTCGTGGCCTACGAATCTGCAAGTATATCTACCTACCACGTCAACATTGTTAGTTTGACCGATCAGGTCGCCAATTTGCGCCTGGATGGAAACCCGGTTAGTGCGACTCCTTTTGCCGGAACGGATTATTCCTACACCCAAATATTGCTGAGCAGCAGTGGTTCTCATACGCTGGTAAACACGGATCCGAACCAGGGATTTTTGGCTTACGTTTACGGTCAGGGCGATAAGGAGTCCTATGGTTATCCGGTTGGTTTTAACCTGAATATTGTGCTGGATTTGGGTGAAAGCATCGACTTTGACGGCGATACCTTGCTTCTTTGTGAGGGTGATACGCTGACGCTCGATCCGGGGCCGTATTTCGATACCTACACCTGGTCGACGGGGGAGACTTCACAGGTTATTCGGGTAACCGAAGAGGGATTGTACAAAATTACAACGACCGTGAGCGATTGTCCTGCGTTGGAGGATTCTGTTTACGTGTTGTACAGCAATCCGCAGCTGACCATCACTCCCGACCAGTTTTACGATTGCTTTCCAAGCCAGGTAACTTTGCAGGCCGATGCAACCACTGGTTCGTCGTTTCTTTGGCAAAGTATGGAAGGGGATAGTTTGGGCTTCGATCAGAGCTTGTACGTTGATTCTACGGCGCTTTATCGGGTCACCGTGCATGATCTCTTTGGCTGTGTTGCTACCGATACCGCCGATGTGATTATTTTCGGCCGACCACCCGTCACGATTCATGCAGATAGTTTGGTTTGCGGTGATTTGCAAACAACCGTTACGGCAGATTTGGGGACCTACCCGGATTCGCTGTGGACCACTGCTCCGGGTGGTTTCGAATGGAGTTCGAATGACCCTGCAGTTTCTTTTAGTGATGAATCAGATTCTATGGCGATTGCATCGGCTACCACTTACGGCGTTTATGAAATCTATTATACCTTAACAACGAAGGACGGCTGTATAAGTGGCGATACACTGCAGCTCCGCTTTACCCCCGGGCCTGAATTTACAATTGATCCTAAAAACTATTACGCCTGTGCTCCGGCTGCGGTTGAATTGACGGCTACCGTGACATCCGATCAAACAGGTATTAGCTATCTCTGGGAAACTCTGGATGGAAAGACCTTGGGCACCACTTCAAGCCTGACGGTCGATTCAACGGCACTGTATGTGCTGACTGTTACCGATCAGTATGGCTGCCAGTCGACGGATACAGCCGATGTGATTGTTTTCGGCAATCCGCCGGTGAATTTGCAGGTTGAGGAGATTGCCTGTGGCGACTTGGAAGCGAATGTCACGGTCGATTTTGCGGGTTATCCTGATTCGTTGTGGAACACTGCTCCAGGCGGTTTCGAGTGGTTGTCCAATGGACTTACAATTGGTAATTCGACCGACTTGCAAGCTACGGTTACGGCGCCTGATTATGGTGTTTATGAACTTTATTACATATTGACAACGAAAGATAACTGCGTGAGTGGCGATACGCTCGAATTGCAGTTTTTACCCCTATTCTCGCTCGATTTTGAAGCCAGCGATACAACTGCTTGCGGTCAACTGAATACGCAGCTTACGGCTAGTTCAGATGATTCTTCATTGTCTTACGAGTGGTTCGCTGCCGGAAATTCAGGATTTGGGCAAACGGTTGATTTTACGATCACCGATGCCGGCTTGCACGATGTGCGTTTAATCGCTTCTTCTACCTCCACCGGATGTGTAGACACGCTGACAAAGTACAATTACCTGGAAGTTGTTCCGTTACCTGTGGCTGCTTTTGAGGTCGATCGTCAGCAGGTGCCGCTACAGGATGCTACTGTTACTTTCTACAATAATTCGAATTACGCCGATTCTTTCAGCTGGATATTTGGTGACGGCGAACGCTCTGATTTGTTCGAAACGGATCATACCTACACAGATTTGGGCACCTACCGTGCAACTTTAATTGCCAGTATGGACGCAGGATGTTCCGATTCGACATCGATGCTGATACAGGTTGTGATGGACCAGATTTATGCGCCGAATGCCTTCCGGCCTGATAGCAACATTCCCGAAAACCGCGTATTCATGCCAACCGGTTTGGGACTGAACGGAACCAACTTCATTCTGCAGATTTACGACCGTTGGGGACAGGTTGTTTTTGAAACCAGCTCGACTGCCAATCCTTGGGAAGGCTTTGATAAAAGTGGAAAAGAGGCGCCAATGAGCAACTACATCTGGATGGCAACTTACAGCGATATCGACGGGCAGGAGCACCGCCAGTCCGGGCAAATTCTACTGATCAGATAG
- a CDS encoding SpoIIAA family protein produces MLEQIKIFENNVLAIEVIDSFTETDEKICQKFFNEKLEKGFQQVNVLVKLDEMKISHIQTKAFMEDIIWALRNYKSIGHMAIVAHSKILKAFVPIDNLLFQRAKEGRLERYFDVSQMNEAMAFVNSVD; encoded by the coding sequence ATGCTCGAACAAATTAAAATCTTCGAAAATAATGTATTAGCCATCGAAGTGATTGACAGTTTCACCGAAACAGACGAAAAAATATGCCAGAAATTTTTCAACGAAAAGCTGGAAAAAGGCTTTCAACAGGTGAATGTTTTGGTCAAACTCGACGAGATGAAGATCAGTCACATTCAAACCAAAGCGTTCATGGAGGACATTATTTGGGCTTTGAGAAACTACAAAAGTATCGGTCACATGGCCATTGTTGCACACTCGAAAATACTGAAGGCTTTTGTTCCGATCGACAACCTGTTGTTCCAGCGCGCCAAAGAAGGCCGTTTAGAGCGTTATTTCGACGTTTCGCAAATGAACGAAGCCATGGCCTTTGTCAACTCGGTTGATTAA
- a CDS encoding TMEM175 family protein yields MNKGRLEAFSDGVLAIIITIMVLEIKVPHGHDLKDLKPLIPIFLSYLLSFIYIGIYWNNHHHMLHTAKQVRGDVLWANLHLLFWLSLIPFVTGWMGENHFQAMPMALYGIVLLMAALAYFLLQRRIIVSQGENSILKKAVGKDIKGKISPIIYLISIAASFLSGWLAGGGYVLVALIWLIPDKRIERILKETKD; encoded by the coding sequence ATGAATAAAGGACGATTGGAAGCTTTCAGCGATGGCGTTTTGGCCATTATCATCACAATCATGGTGCTCGAAATTAAAGTCCCGCACGGACACGATTTGAAGGATCTAAAACCACTAATCCCGATCTTCCTGAGCTACCTGCTCAGTTTCATCTACATCGGAATCTACTGGAACAATCATCATCACATGTTACACACCGCCAAACAAGTTCGCGGCGATGTGCTTTGGGCCAACCTGCACCTGCTGTTTTGGCTGTCTCTGATTCCTTTTGTGACCGGCTGGATGGGAGAAAACCATTTTCAGGCAATGCCCATGGCGCTATACGGTATTGTATTGCTGATGGCTGCCCTCGCCTACTTCCTGCTGCAACGGCGTATCATCGTCTCCCAAGGAGAAAATTCCATTCTCAAAAAGGCAGTTGGCAAGGATATCAAAGGCAAAATTTCGCCTATCATTTACCTGATTTCCATCGCAGCCAGCTTCTTATCGGGTTGGCTGGCCGGTGGCGGATATGTGCTGGTCGCATTGATTTGGCTGATACCCGATAAACGAATCGAGCGAATTCTGAAAGAGACCAAAGACTGA
- the metF gene encoding methylenetetrahydrofolate reductase [NAD(P)H]: MKVIDIINQSDKTVFSFELLPPLKGNDASNIYRTIESLIDYNPKYINITTHRDEMIYKEMPDGTIVKQVVRKRPGTVAIAAAIQHKFGIPVVPHILCGGFTKSETEHVLIDLHFMGIENVLALRGDGLKSDSVFRPDPNGHGNADELVKQIVDLGKGKYLDPDLKNSTPLEFCIGVAGYPEKHFEAPNFDTDLAYLKQKVDAGAEYIVTQMFFDNQVYFDFVKKCREAGINVPVIPGIKPISNLNHLTILPKIFSIDMPQDLVNELKKCKNNADAKLVGTEWAIQQSKELVANKVPSLHLYTMGMSDNARKIVEAVF; this comes from the coding sequence ATGAAAGTTATAGATATCATCAATCAAAGCGATAAAACGGTATTCTCATTCGAGTTGCTTCCGCCGTTGAAAGGAAACGACGCGAGCAACATTTACCGAACTATTGAAAGTTTAATCGATTACAATCCGAAGTACATCAACATTACGACTCACCGCGATGAGATGATTTACAAGGAAATGCCGGATGGCACCATTGTGAAGCAGGTGGTACGCAAGCGCCCCGGAACGGTGGCCATTGCGGCGGCTATTCAACACAAATTCGGAATCCCGGTAGTGCCGCATATTTTGTGCGGTGGCTTCACCAAAAGTGAGACCGAACACGTGCTGATTGATTTGCATTTCATGGGTATTGAGAATGTGTTGGCTTTGCGTGGTGATGGTCTGAAGTCGGACAGCGTGTTTCGCCCCGATCCGAACGGACACGGCAATGCCGACGAACTGGTGAAGCAGATTGTTGATCTGGGCAAGGGCAAATACCTCGATCCGGATCTGAAAAACAGCACGCCGCTGGAGTTCTGTATCGGAGTGGCTGGCTACCCGGAGAAACACTTCGAAGCGCCAAACTTCGACACGGATTTGGCTTATCTGAAACAAAAAGTTGATGCCGGTGCCGAGTATATTGTCACACAGATGTTTTTCGATAACCAGGTGTATTTCGACTTTGTGAAGAAGTGCCGCGAGGCTGGAATCAATGTACCGGTTATTCCGGGCATTAAGCCGATCAGCAACTTGAATCACCTGACGATCCTGCCGAAGATTTTCAGCATCGATATGCCACAAGACCTGGTAAATGAACTGAAAAAATGTAAGAATAATGCCGATGCCAAATTGGTGGGTACCGAATGGGCTATTCAGCAGTCAAAAGAGTTAGTGGCAAATAAAGTACCCAGTTTGCACTTGTATACCATGGGTATGTCGGACAATGCCCGCAAAATTGTTGAGGCTGTATTTTAA